In Hymenobacter sublimis, a single genomic region encodes these proteins:
- a CDS encoding anthranilate synthase component I family protein, with amino-acid sequence MKTFHLHTRHLRVLADTVTPVGLYLRLRDRYANCLLLESSDYHGQQNAFSYLAFDPLARFELRGNELALTFPDDTTATETLADPRQALARLQEFANCFQTQDTGHDFITGGLFGYLGYEAVQYFEDLELNSAKQAAGQIPDILYSTYRYVIAVNHFRNELYVFEHTLAGQTVDEDGLTRLVNLIRNPSLPDFKFKTVGEEQTNQTDEEFLRVLAEGQQHCRRGNVFQIVLSRRFQQGFSGDEFNVYRALRSINPSPYLFYFDYGSFKIFGSSPETQLLIKGRQASLYPIAGTFRRTGHDAEDAALAQKLADDPKENAEHVMLVDLARNDLARHGDEVKVKVFREIQYYSHVIHLVSEVTARLAPQASSLQVVADTFPAGTLSGAPKHRAMQLIDALEPTARGYYGGAIGHLGFNGDFNHAIMIRSFLSTASQLYFQAGAGVVAASDINSELNEVHHKLAALRKALEEAEAV; translated from the coding sequence ATGAAAACCTTCCACTTGCACACCCGCCACCTGCGCGTTCTGGCCGATACGGTAACCCCTGTGGGCCTGTACTTACGGCTGCGCGACCGGTATGCCAACTGCCTGCTGCTGGAGAGCTCCGACTACCACGGCCAGCAAAACGCCTTCAGCTACCTGGCTTTTGATCCGCTGGCCCGCTTTGAGCTGCGCGGCAACGAACTGGCGCTAACCTTCCCCGATGATACTACCGCCACGGAAACCCTAGCCGACCCCCGACAGGCCCTGGCCCGGTTGCAAGAATTTGCTAACTGCTTCCAGACCCAGGACACGGGGCACGATTTCATTACGGGAGGCCTGTTTGGCTATCTTGGCTACGAGGCCGTACAGTATTTCGAGGACCTGGAGCTAAACTCGGCGAAACAGGCCGCCGGCCAAATTCCGGACATTCTCTATAGCACCTACCGCTACGTAATTGCCGTTAACCACTTTCGCAACGAGCTGTACGTGTTTGAGCACACGCTGGCCGGGCAAACTGTTGATGAAGACGGGCTTACGCGGCTGGTGAACCTGATTCGGAATCCTTCCCTGCCTGATTTCAAATTCAAAACGGTAGGAGAGGAGCAGACCAATCAGACGGACGAAGAATTTCTGCGGGTGCTGGCCGAAGGGCAGCAGCACTGCCGCCGGGGCAACGTGTTCCAGATTGTGTTGTCGCGGCGGTTTCAGCAGGGCTTCAGCGGCGACGAGTTCAACGTGTACCGGGCCTTGCGCTCCATTAACCCCTCGCCCTACCTGTTTTACTTCGACTACGGCTCGTTTAAAATTTTCGGCTCCTCGCCCGAAACGCAGCTGCTTATAAAAGGCCGACAGGCAAGTTTATATCCCATTGCCGGCACGTTTCGCCGCACTGGCCATGATGCCGAGGACGCGGCCCTGGCTCAAAAACTAGCCGACGACCCCAAGGAAAACGCCGAGCACGTCATGCTCGTGGACTTGGCTCGCAACGACCTAGCCCGCCACGGCGACGAGGTGAAGGTGAAGGTATTCCGCGAAATTCAGTACTACTCTCACGTCATTCACCTAGTTAGTGAGGTAACGGCCCGGCTGGCTCCGCAGGCCAGCTCCCTGCAGGTAGTAGCCGACACCTTCCCGGCCGGCACGCTGTCGGGAGCACCCAAGCACCGGGCCATGCAACTGATTGATGCGCTGGAACCCACGGCCCGCGGCTACTACGGCGGCGCCATCGGCCACCTGGGTTTCAACGGCGACTTCAACCACGCCATCATGATCCGGTCCTTCCTGAGCACAGCCAGCCAGCTCTACTTCCAGGCCGGGGCTGGGGTAGTGGCTGCTTCCGACATCAATTCCGAACTCAACGAGGTGCACCACAAGCTAGCCGCCCTGCGCAAAGCCTTGGAAGAAGCCGAAGCCGTCTGA
- a CDS encoding anthranilate synthase component II, giving the protein MKILVIDNYDSFTYNLVQVLRELGHTDGVTVIRNDKLTVEDVAGYDAVLLSPGPGVPSEAGLMPEIIRRYAPSKRMLGVCLGHQGLAESFGGELYNLPEVVHGLATDATVTAEDRLFAGLPARFKVGRYHSWSVRPESVPAALEITAVDTDGQVMAFRHREYDVRGVQFHPESILTEHGHQMLSNWLA; this is encoded by the coding sequence ATGAAAATCCTCGTTATTGATAACTACGACTCCTTTACCTACAACCTGGTGCAGGTGCTGCGGGAGTTGGGGCATACCGACGGCGTAACGGTCATTCGCAACGATAAGCTGACGGTAGAGGACGTGGCTGGCTACGATGCCGTGCTGCTGTCTCCCGGGCCGGGCGTACCGTCCGAGGCGGGGCTAATGCCGGAAATTATTCGCCGCTACGCGCCCAGTAAGCGCATGCTGGGTGTTTGTTTGGGGCATCAGGGCCTGGCCGAAAGCTTTGGCGGTGAGCTTTATAACCTGCCCGAGGTAGTGCACGGCCTAGCCACGGACGCCACCGTAACCGCCGAGGACCGGCTATTTGCCGGCTTACCCGCTCGCTTCAAGGTAGGGCGTTACCATTCCTGGAGTGTGCGGCCCGAATCGGTGCCGGCGGCGCTGGAAATAACCGCCGTAGACACCGACGGGCAGGTAATGGCTTTTCGCCACCGCGAGTACGACGTGCGCGGCGTGCAGTTCCACCCCGAATCCATTCTCACTGAGCACGGCCACCAGATGCTGTCCAATTGGTTGGCTTGA